TCTTCAGATAAAACAGCATTAATATTGGTTGTTTTACCCAATGTTAAAAATACATTTGTTACTTTTTTAGATATAAAACCTAAATAACTAATGGTAATCGTATAAGGCCCTCCAATTCTTAAATTAGATAAACTATACCTACCATTATCTTGAGCTGTTGTACCAGAGACTGTACCTGTAGGTGTATGGGTAGCAACAATGGTTGCACCATACAAAGGCTCTCCGCTAATTTCCGTAATTGTTCCTTTTATTTTTGATGTAGTTGTTTGTGCATGAGCACTTAAACTAAACATTAAAATGAATGAACATAAAAAAAGTAATTTTTGCTTCATATTATTTTTGAATTTGATTTCAACAAAAATAAAGCAAAAAAAAAGTCTACTCGTTAAAGTAGACTTTTATTTCTTAACAATTATTTAATAATTATTACTTATTCAGCAACAACTTCAAAAATAATATCAGCAACTACTGCTCTGTGTAATCTTACAGTAGCTTCGTATTTACCTAATCTTTTTACAGAACCACCAACAACTTTAATAAATTTCTTGTCTAATTCTGTTCCTGCTTTAGCTAAAGCTGCAGCTAAATCTATGTTGTTTACAGAACCAAATAATTTGTCTCCTGAACCAACTTTAGATGTAATTTTAATTTCATATCCTTTAACTGTTTCAGCAATTACGTTAGCGTCTTCAATTAATTTAGCTTCTTTGTAAGCACGTTGTTTTAAATTCTCTGCTAAAACTTTCTTTGCAGATGAAGTAGCTAAAACTGCTTGTCTTGTAGGGATTAAAAAGTTTCTACCATATCCGTTTTTCACTTCTACGATATCGTCTTTAAATCCTAAATTCTCTACGTCTTGTCTTAATATCAATTCCATGTTCTACCTCTTTATTATTTTAACATATCTCCAACGTAAGGCATTAACGCTAAATGACGCGCTCTTTTAATTGCTTGCGCAACTTTACGTTGATATTTTAATGATGTTCCTGTTAAACGTCTTGGTAAAATTTTACCTTGCTCGTTTACTAAATACATTAAGAAGTCTGCATCTTTAAAGTCGATATACTTGATATCTTTCTTTTTAAATCTACAGTATTTAGCTTCTTTTTTAGTGTCTATATCTAATGGCGTTAAATATCTAACGTCAGCAGATTTACCGCCTTTTGCTTGTTGTTCTATTGATGCCATTTCTTATTTTTTTGTAGATTTAACACGTTCAGTTCTAATTTTTGCCCAAGCAGCTGCATGTTTGTCTAATTTAACAGTTAGGTAACGCATAACGCTATCATCTCTTCTAAATTCTAACTCATAAGCAGAGATTTCTTCTCCAGCAATTTTAAACTCAAATAAGTGATAAAAACCACTTTTTTTCTTTTGGATTGGGTACGCTAATTTCTTTAAGCCCCAATTCTCTTTTGAGATCATTTCAGCTCCTTTGGAAACTAAATAATCTTCGAATTTTTGTACTGTCTCCTTTATCTGAGTATCAGATAAAACGGGATTCAAAATGAAAACAGTTTCGTAATGATTCATAAATTAAATATTTATTGTTTATTTTTAAGGCTGCAAATATAATAACTTTTTTATAATTAGAGTTATATATAGCAGTTATTCTTACTTTATAAAATAAAAAGGAATCTATTTTATAGTAAAAGATACAAATACTTCTATTTTTTTCTACTTACCACTGTATTGGCCGTAATACATCAACCTTAATAGCTATGGTTAAAAATAGCATCTGTAATTTAAGTGAAATAATTAAATCTCCAGGTTGCAACACAAAAACAACACTGGAGACTTATCAAAAATATTTTAAAAAAAATAAATTAAACTTCAAAAGCTTCTAATTGAAAAGCTTCGCTAATTTCTTTATACACAATTTTTCCTTTTATAATATTTAGTCCTTTTTCTAAAGACGCATCAGTAGCACAAGCTTCTTCCCAACCTTTGTTGGCTAAATTTATAATATAAGGTAATGTTACATTTGTTAAAGCAATGGTAGATGTGTAAGGTACAGCTCCTGGCATATTTGCCACACAATAATGTACTACATCATCTATAATAAATGTAGGATCCTCGTGTGTAGTTGCTTTTGTTGTTTCAAAACAACCTCCTTGGTCTACTGCTACATCTACAATAACAGTTCCTGGACGCATGTCTTTAAGCATGTCTTTGGTTATTAATTTTGGAGCCTTTCCTCCTTTTACTAAAACCCCTCCAATAATTAAATCGTGTGTTTTAATTAACTGTCTAATGCTATACTCACTAGAAAAAGCTGTTGTAACATGATTTGGTAATACATCATTTACATAACGTAAACGTTTCATATTAATATCCATAATAGTTACATGAGCGCCTAAACCTGCTGCCATTTTAGCTGCTTGTACTCCAACAACTCCTGCTCCTAAAATTAATACCTTACCTGGGGCAACACCGGGTACACCTCCTAATAAAATACCACGTCCTTTAATTGGCTTTTCTAAATATTTAGCTCCTTGCTGAATTGCCATTCTACCTGCAACTTCAGACATAGGTGTTAATAATGGTAAAGTTCCGTCGCTATCTTCTACCGTTTCGTAAGCAATACAAATAGATTTACTTTCTATCATTGCCTTTGTTAAAGGCTCGCAAGATGCAAAATGAAAATACGTAAAAATAATTTGATTTTCCTTTATTAAAGGGTATTCTAAAGCAATAGGTTCTTTTACTTTTACAATCATTTCACTCTGACTGTAAACCTCTTCTATGGTAGGTAAAATAGTAGCTCCTACCTTAATATAATCTGCGTCAAAAAAACCACTTCCTTCACCTGCTGTAGATTGTACAAAAACAGTATGATTTTTTTTCGTCAACTCAAAAACACCTGCAGGTGTCATACCAACTCTACTTTCGTTGTTCTTAATTTCTTTAGGAATTCCAACTTTCATTATTGCTTAATTTAGATATTTTAAGCAAGTAAATTTACAGTCTTTTTGTTTATAATTTAACAAAATATTCGAAATTTGTTATTTTTACTAATGCCCTATTTTTTTTTGATTTAAAATGATTTTATACAAATTTCTATTTACTTTAATTGTCATATATTCAATAAAACTCACAAAAAACCAATTCTAATAATACATTCTTTAACGTTTTAGTTTAAATCTAAACGAATTCCCATAGAAATGTTTCTTGTTTCGGTGTTTTTAAACAACGGATTCAAATCGTATTTTACATAAAGGCTGGTAGATTTATACCCTACATAAGCACTTAACCCATAATTAATGGTATTCATATTAAAATTATCTTTTTGAACCAATTTTTGATCCACCCCGCTTGCATCCTTATATTCTAAATACTGTCTTGTACCTAATTTAAACCCAACAAAACCACCAACTCCTAATCGAACAGAATTATGTGTTCTATCTCTTTTAACTCCGTCTTTATAAATTTTATTTTTAGAAAGATCCCACTCAACATGCATCGGAAAATTCATTTGTACATGACGTAATCTACTTTCAGATAATTTATCATCAAAAACTTGTATTTCCGTTAAATCTCCATTTTTTACATGTACACTATTATTATCTAAACGTAAGTTATTCCAAAGGAAAGAAACACCATATTTAAAGTACAATTGAGAAGGTTCTTTAGAAAAACGGGTTTTCCAGGTCCATCCTAATTCATAAAAATGAGATTGCCAAAACTTGTATTCAGTATCATTTAAAGAAGAAAACTCATGATCTTTCAATACATTATTTACCCCCATTGCAAAAACAAACTGAGATGTTGTTCTTCTTTGTAATCTTCTATTTCTTTTCTCTTTGCTTTCATCATCATCGTCATCATCGTCATCGCTTTTATTTATATTTAATCGAAAAGTACTATTGCCAACAGTAAATGTATTTTCATCATCATTATCATGTAATTCGTTAGAGCTTGCTATTTTTCCATTTGTTTTATCTTGCACCAACAATTGTAACAGACGCTCTTGCTCTCCCACCAATTTTTCAATTCTTCTGGCATGATACGAAGCAACTTCGCTTTTTAAAGTATTTGCAGTTAATTTTGTAATTTCTCCATTTTCTAATCTTTTATCTATAGCAATCACTTTTACCTTTAAAGAATCTTTCTGATTTTCTGTAATTCGTTCTATTCTTTTAGAAATTTTATTCACTTCCTTTTCAAATGTTTTTACTTGAGATACGGCAATAGTTGTGCTAAACAACACTAATATTAGTAGTATTCTTTTCATCTTATATGTTTTTAAAATTTATTATTTTCTTCTTTACAAGGAATTTTCGACGAAGCAATCTGTTTATTAATTAAGAGATTGCTTCGTTCCTCGCAATGACATTTT
The nucleotide sequence above comes from Polaribacter butkevichii. Encoded proteins:
- the ald gene encoding alanine dehydrogenase; this translates as MKVGIPKEIKNNESRVGMTPAGVFELTKKNHTVFVQSTAGEGSGFFDADYIKVGATILPTIEEVYSQSEMIVKVKEPIALEYPLIKENQIIFTYFHFASCEPLTKAMIESKSICIAYETVEDSDGTLPLLTPMSEVAGRMAIQQGAKYLEKPIKGRGILLGGVPGVAPGKVLILGAGVVGVQAAKMAAGLGAHVTIMDINMKRLRYVNDVLPNHVTTAFSSEYSIRQLIKTHDLIIGGVLVKGGKAPKLITKDMLKDMRPGTVIVDVAVDQGGCFETTKATTHEDPTFIIDDVVHYCVANMPGAVPYTSTIALTNVTLPYIINLANKGWEEACATDASLEKGLNIIKGKIVYKEISEAFQLEAFEV
- the rpsR gene encoding 30S ribosomal protein S18; its protein translation is MASIEQQAKGGKSADVRYLTPLDIDTKKEAKYCRFKKKDIKYIDFKDADFLMYLVNEQGKILPRRLTGTSLKYQRKVAQAIKRARHLALMPYVGDMLK
- the rplI gene encoding 50S ribosomal protein L9 produces the protein MELILRQDVENLGFKDDIVEVKNGYGRNFLIPTRQAVLATSSAKKVLAENLKQRAYKEAKLIEDANVIAETVKGYEIKITSKVGSGDKLFGSVNNIDLAAALAKAGTELDKKFIKVVGGSVKRLGKYEATVRLHRAVVADIIFEVVAE
- the rpsF gene encoding 30S ribosomal protein S6, which encodes MNHYETVFILNPVLSDTQIKETVQKFEDYLVSKGAEMISKENWGLKKLAYPIQKKKSGFYHLFEFKIAGEEISAYELEFRRDDSVMRYLTVKLDKHAAAWAKIRTERVKSTKK